CTCAAAGCCTCGCCAAGCCGATGCCGGATTGGCCGGGATTGCGCTCGAATAAACTCCAACGCTCTCGGGTGAAAATCGATTGATTTCACGGTCTCATTATGTCCTGAATCCGGGACATCGGCAATGCCAAACTATGCCTATTGGCCGAGGCATTCACCAAACCGTTTTTCCCTGTTTAGCCGCTTACGGCACCCCGCAGCGGCTAAAGAAGGAAGTCGGCAACGACGCGGCACTAGCCGCTGTCGCCCAGGCAATGCGGATCAGACTTTGGTGCGTTACTCATCTCCATCATCCTTATGGCCCTGGTTTGGTGCGGAGTGCAAGGCATCCTCGTCTCCAGGGTTGTCGGCGGCCGGCGCGGGTGATTTCTTTTCGAGCGACGCGCCCGGGTGCGTGGCTGCGTGGATCCGCTTCAGCTGCCGGATCGATACCTGCGTGTAAATCTGAGTTGTTTTCAAATCGGCGTGCCCAAGCATCTCCTGGATGTAGCGAGTGTCGGCGCCGTTATCCAGCATCAACGTGGCCATCGTGTGGCGGATCATGTGGCAGGCGCCGCGCTTGCCGATGTTGGCGGCGTCCACGTGCTCGCGCACCAGGTCGCTCAAGTGATCCAAACAAAACGGTTCGCCGGCGTTCGAAAGAAACACCGTGTGATCGTCAGGCTCCACGACCAGCTTGGGCCGCGCCTCACGGATATATTTCTCCATCCAGGCTGCGGCGCGTTCGCCGATCGGAATCATCCGGTCCTTCTTGCCTTTCCCCTGGCGGATCGTCACCGTGCCGCGTTCGGTGTCGAGATCGTAGACCTTTAGATTCGCAAGCTCCCGCCGCCGCATGCCCGTCGAATATAGCGTCTCCATCAGGGCGCGGTCCCGCAGTCCCAAGGGATCCCGGATGTCCGGCTGGGCCAACACCTGCTCGATCTCGCCAACCGAGAGCACCGACTTCGGCAAACGGTGTTCCAATCGCGGCAGCTCCAGCTCCGACGCCGGGTTGTGCAGGATGTGGTGCTGGCGCGCCAGCCACCGGAACCAAACCCGGATCGGCACCAGGCGCGTATGCTGGCTCCGGAAGCTCAACGGATTGCCGTTCTTCTGCCGGTAATGGAACAGGTATCTCTGATAATGCTCCAGGATGGGCCGTGTGACCTCCGTGGGCTCCGTGATGCCGCGATCGTGACACCACGCAAGGAAGAAGCCAAGGTGCACGCGCCGGTTCTTTACCGTGTATTCCGAGTAGTTCAGCACCCGCAGCGCCTCCAGGTGCTTTTCCATCAATGCGGCTAAGGGAGATGCCGGAGGCGCTTCCGGTTTGCGCTTCTTCGTTATCCTTGCCATCGTCACCTCCCGCCTGCGGCTACGATTACGACCGGCTCTTTTTCTTCCGGCCCGGTATCAGTGTTTTTTGCAATCAGGCGCCGCCGCGCCAAAAACACTGTCCGGGAACCCGGCTCTGGGAGTAAAATATCGTCTGACTGGGGCATTTCCCCCGTAGTTTACATAATTTGTTTTTATCGGAAGCTGCTGGAGCCGTGGGCAGCTGCTTTTCTCCGGATTTATGGGATACTCAGAGGCGGAGCTGAAGGGATAACACGATGGTTCCCGCCTGCCCCTTTGATCCGATCAAGCGATCGGAGGAGATCGAATCCCTGGTAATGCGCGGAGACCAGCGCCTCTACTATAGGTTTCGCTCTTCAGGGCACTACGGCGGCGTTGTGACCGCCGATACGGTCGGCTGCAACCTCCTGTGCGCCTACATAGAGCATCCAACTTTTCGTCCGCTGGCCTCGTCCTGCCTTGGAGTCCGACAACTGATTGCGTTTGCCGTCTTGGAAGACAAGTGGAATTTGTAAACTTATCTGCAGCAGCGCCCCAACCAGCCTGTCTTCGCGGACGAAAAACATGTGTGCAAATTCCAGAAATCGCTGTATCCTTGGTCATAAATTGGGAGTTGTGGGCTCCTCGGAATCATTAAGCAGGAGTCGAATTATAAGAATAACCATACGGAAGCATAGGAAGTGCCGTAGCTGCACGCAGGAATCAAAAGGCGGCTCTTTCCGCTCACATGAAGTCCTTTGCAGCCCAATGACTACCTAATCCCAACGGGGCATTATGTCAGGTAATGCCAGATGTCGCCAATGCGGCCGGGCAAGCTTGGATGATTCCTTGCAGAATGACTTGTGCAATGATTGTATCCTGACGGCTTCCACTGGTCCAACTCCGGAATTGAAATCTGAGACCACAGATCCATTTGATGAAGAGCGATCACCGTTAACCGAACAACCGAAGTGCATCGGACCATTTAGGATTCTGGAAACGCTCGGCCACGGTGGAATGGGTGTCGTCTACCTGGCCGAACAGAAGAAGCCACTTCGTCGTAAAGTCGCCATCAAAGTCATAAAAT
This Terriglobia bacterium DNA region includes the following protein-coding sequences:
- the xerC gene encoding site-specific tyrosine recombinase XerC produces the protein MARITKKRKPEAPPASPLAALMEKHLEALRVLNYSEYTVKNRRVHLGFFLAWCHDRGITEPTEVTRPILEHYQRYLFHYRQKNGNPLSFRSQHTRLVPIRVWFRWLARQHHILHNPASELELPRLEHRLPKSVLSVGEIEQVLAQPDIRDPLGLRDRALMETLYSTGMRRRELANLKVYDLDTERGTVTIRQGKGKKDRMIPIGERAAAWMEKYIREARPKLVVEPDDHTVFLSNAGEPFCLDHLSDLVREHVDAANIGKRGACHMIRHTMATLMLDNGADTRYIQEMLGHADLKTTQIYTQVSIRQLKRIHAATHPGASLEKKSPAPAADNPGDEDALHSAPNQGHKDDGDE